GTTTCTTATATTTGTATCAACGAGTAAGATACTGCCACGCGTAATACTAGCATCCAACGGTCAAGCCCCACACGGTATCCCGTCCACGCACAGAAAGCCGCCACAAATCTCGCGCAGAATAGTGGCCGAGTACCCGCCATTTCTAACATACGCCACGGGCGTGGCATTTACTGGAGTAAGTTCCGCCACTCCTCCTGTAATAAAAAACTTCTGGTTGCACTGGTTCGAGCCCTCTCTTTCACAATTAGCTTCCGTGATTGAAtttgaagaagaagagaaaaCGAATTTGATATTTGGAAACGGATGGTTTCGACTGCAATGGCTTCTTGCCTTCAGCTGTTGAAATCCAGTCCGTCGAATTTTCTCGCGAAATTCGGGTGTTCCTGCTTGGAAAATAACGGGAAATCATCTGTAAGGCGGAATCTCAGGCTTCAGAATTCTGGGAACGTATTTGATTATAGGAGGTTTTGGGTTACTTGTGAAGCTGGAGCAAATGATGATCAAAACAAAGGCGAgtacgattatttttaaaaaacatttatgCAATCTACCGAGTAAAATTACTTGAAATTGCTCAGTTTTTGCGGCTGATTCCGTGATGTTCTTGGTTATTTTACCTATTGTGATTTTGATATGTATGTTGATTTTTAAGCAGACGTCAAGTATCCTAATGAAAATACtagatttataaaatatatataaggaCCGGGGATCCCAGAAAAATCTGGTGAAGGAAGATGAATCGAGATAAAAGGGGCGATGCTATGTATTTGGGGTGAAGTGAGGATTTATTTTGGAAATAttgtagaaaattttaaaaatttaggaATAGTGATCGCCCTTTGCTTATTCAATACCTTAAAAGTGCTTTTATGGCGATAATCTATTGCCAAATAGCTTACAGATTTTGCATTGGGGAATATTATTATCTTTCAGTGGTTTAACTACACAGAAATCCATTTATGAATGTTTTAGTTCTGTATGTATCAAAAGCCACTGATTCGCCGGTGACGATTTAccaaaacattttatttttctgctgcGTATTGGCCCAGTTTCCGGCGAATTCCAGCAGAATTTTGTACTAGTTCCTGTGGGTTAAAAACGTTGAACGGAAATACTGTTACCTGATTTAACAGTTTACTTCTGTGATATTTTAACTTATCATGTTATGTTTTAAATAAACCGGTTTCTTTTTTATAACTTTCCCCATAGGCCATAACTACTTGATGCAATACTTCACTGAATATAAACGCCCGAACTAGTTCATATGGGAAGATTGTTGCTATAAATCTTTCCTTCTTGAGGCATAGTGTAAGTATGAATTCTTTGCACCGGAAAACTGTTACCCGATTTAACAGTTTACTTCTGTGATATTTTAACTTATCATGTTATGTTTTAAATAAACCGGTTTCGCTTTTATAATTTTCCCATAGGCCATAACTACTTGATGCAATATTTCACTGAATGTAAATGCCTGGACTAATTCATATGGGAAGATTGTTGCTATAAATCTTTCATTCTTGAGGCATAGTGTAAGTATGAACTCTTTGCACCGGGTAAATTGATACACCCAGCAGAAAGATTTGCCTTGCTTATGTGTTCCTTTAGTTGCTGTCATCGATTAAGTTAAAACATGCTAATTACTATGTATGTTAGGTGAGGAACCTCCCGAGTCTTTATttatgaaagaattgaagaggCGGGGGATGAATTCTTCTTCTTTGCTCGaggaaaaaaatagaaacatcGACAGAGACAAGGAGATAAAACTCAGGGAAGAAGATGGGGGTTGGAGCTACAAAAGAAGAAACGGGGTTACAACTGATGATGAAAGAAGCATATCGAATCAGAGAGAAAAGTCGATGGCAATCAATAGTGAAGGCCTAGAGGTTGGATGACTATCTTTTTCTGATTTATTGATTATCATGGGATTTTTAGGAAATTTACTATGGTGCAGAACTGCATTTTATACCGaatagatatataatattaaaatttatttctggGTTTTCTACATGGATCCAATCCTTCTCAGTCTACCCCTTAAGCTCATTTTCTTGGAAGCAGTGCAGGTTCTTCGTTTAACAATTGTTTGGGGATCTGTATATAAGTTTTGCTTTATGATACAGGGCTTGATCCCGCGGGCTAAACTTTTGATTACCCTGGGAGGAACATTCTTTCTTGCGTTCTGGCCGTTGATTCTTGCAACTATTGCATTCTTCTGTGCTTTGTATCTGGTAACTTTCTTCGGTAAACTTGCAATATTTGTTGCCCCTATTTGTAAATACTCACTCCATTGTTACCATTTCAATAGAATCAGATGTGGTGGGGATACTTACTTCACTTTTGGTTCTTCGTGCTATTCGAACTAACCACGTAAAGAGTGAACAAAATTACCTGAAGGGAAAATGCCACAAGACGTTTCTATCTGAATTCTGTGTCATACAGAAGCATTATCAGATTTCGGATTCTTAGCTCTTGGCTTTAAGCCAACTGGATTTGTTGTCAAAACTATTGATATTAGCTGAACTTAAGGTTACTTGGGCTTATATGTTATATCGTCTATTGGGTGGTTTTTTTTTATCCTAAATTCGCGTTTCATCATCACATTGCAAGTTTGGAACAATGATCATTGGATACATGCATTGCTGAATTATCGCATTTTTGGTGTCTTCCTTGTTTCtagttaaatttgtttgatCGGTTTTAGATATTCGGATATGGATATCCTGAAACTTAGTCAAGCCTTGACTAATTCTCCTCTCTTTTCTGCAGTATTTTGGACCTGAATTCGTTCATGATGGAAGTAAAACTTCAATGGCTCCACCCCCGTATGTCGACCCGTATGAACTGCTCGAAGAAGAAAGGATATACAAAACAGCTCCACTTCTAAATTGAAGGACTGAAACACCTTCGTGTATCACTATTACCCACTGTGAAATTGGATCATTACGTAATTCTTGTTCTG
This genomic interval from Primulina huaijiensis isolate GDHJ02 chromosome 14, ASM1229523v2, whole genome shotgun sequence contains the following:
- the LOC140957004 gene encoding uncharacterized protein, with the translated sequence MVSTAMASCLQLLKSSPSNFLAKFGCSCLENNGKSSVRRNLRLQNSGNVFDYRRFWVTCEAGANDDQNKGEEPPESLFMKELKRRGMNSSSLLEEKNRNIDRDKEIKLREEDGGWSYKRRNGVTTDDERSISNQREKSMAINSEGLEGLIPRAKLLITLGGTFFLAFWPLILATIAFFCALYLYFGPEFVHDGSKTSMAPPPYVDPYELLEEERIYKTAPLLN